DNA sequence from the Alkaliphilus metalliredigens QYMF genome:
GTGAACTCCGGAAAATTTAATTTCACAAAATAGTCATTTTCAGGGTGCTTGTTCCCAAAACTTTCTAGTATGTCTGGGTTATATTGGTATTGGTACTTAACACTTTGATTACCAAGCAAAGTAACACCCTTTAGTTCTTCATCTGTTCTCCCACTCATCATAGGTCCTCCTTCAGTTTATCTTTTTTATCTTCGAAGCGTTTCTAAATACTCTCTCGGAATTAAATCTCATTTTCTTTTTGATATACTCCTAAGACTCTAGCTGAACTAGCCTTATTTTATTTTGTCTCTTAATTGCTTTACTAATACAACGCCAACAACTCCAGGAATGATTTGTCCTATGGTAATACTAAATGCTAATAATGTATAAGGTACATTAATTAAATAGGTTAACCATATTGGTACGATTAGACCCGGTCCCAAAATAATGGGTAGTGCCATGAACCAATCATTGAATCGGTACTTTTTAATCAGATAGATTAGACTAGTAGTGATGATCCCCACCATAAATCCACCAACTATATCCGGTAGACCCAAACCTCCCATTATCATATTACTCAAAAGATTACTCAGTCCTAAGGGTACAATTAAAAAAGGATAGATGGCACTTAAAGCATAGAGCGAAGTGGCAATCCTAATTTGGAACTGTCCAAATGCAAAACCTTGGGTGAAAAACATCAACACTACATATAAAGCCATTGTAATCCCAGATATTGTAAGCTTCTGTGTTGAAGAAATCTCTTTCCCACTAAAAATTTGTTGCCTTGATTTCGAGTATTTATTCATTGTATTAACCTCCCTGATCCCATCAGTATAGACGTTATTCGTCATTCATCCATTCCTCTATCAGTCTACAAGGAGTTCTTTTATCATATACAAAAGAACGAGACCTATGGTCCCTCAACTTTTCTCTTTAAAATATCGATACAAATTCTTACTATATGCATTTACCACAATACCTCTATGACTGTGGTTTCAGTTCCTTTATGGGATAAGAGATTATTATTTCTTTTTCCATAAAAAAAAAGGCCTTACGGCCCTAAATATATAGATTTATCAATACTTTATTAGCCCTAGTTTTGTTTTGAGACAGGATGGTTACGAACTGTCTTATTGAATTGTCAGGAATATTATATCATAGCTTTATCACTGGAACAATCTTTATATTCAGCTCACTTACTTCTTCAATTTTCCCGAAATAAACCTATTATTTCCCCGGAAATATAGATTTTCGACATTTTATTTTTTGAATGCTTTGTACAATTCCTCTTTGGCTCCACAAATTGGACACCGATCAGGTCGTTCATTGGTTGCAGTATGTCCACAAATCTCACATACATAGATTCCACCTATATCATAGTCCTTTCCTTGCTTAGCTGCTTCTTGAGCTTCTTTGAAAAGCTTAGCGTGAATCTTCTCCGCTTCTAATGCATAGTGAAAGGCTCTTTCTGCTCCTTTTTCCTTTTGGAATCGTGCTGTTTCCAAATAAACAGGATACATTTGTTCTATTTCATGAAGTTCTCCATCAATTCCGCCTTGAAGATTTTCTACGGTTTTACCTACTCCAAATACAGCCCCAGCAGGTACCGTATAATCACCTTTTTGATCACCAAGCTCTCTAAAATGATTATCAGCATGGGCATACTCAGCATAACCAATGGCTCTAAACAACCTTCCCGTATTAGGAAAACCCTCTTTATCTGCCACCTCTCCCCAAATTAAGTATCTCATATGAGCCATACTTTCTCCTCCATATGCCGAACGTAAAAAATCAGCAGTCATTGCATTGTTAACCGACATGTACACTCCTCCTCGTTAATTAAAATCGTTTTTTGAATTATAGACAAGCTTATTGCCTTTTATACTGCTAGGCTTTCATTAGCTCTAATCCAAAGTAAAACGCCTGTATCGTTACAGAGGTTAAGTTGAATATTTTTTTCCTCCGGAACAATACAAGCTGATGTCCTACATTCTCCATCCTTATTATAAGCGCATCCATGGCATTTACTCATTTGTATTCCTCCAATCCATTAATTCATCTTATGTTTACTTAGATTATACCCCTAGTTAAACGATGACTGACATCACATTGGCTTTGCTTTATTGTCCTATCATTGCCTATTGTCTGGGTTTATTTAGTAATTTGGAAGCTGGCATAATCTCGATTCCTTTTTCTTGTAAGTAAGGGAGCATCTGCTTGATAGCCTCGGCTGTTATTCTCCCTCCCTCAGGTCCTACATGACCAATTGCCACAGCACTTCCACTCTCTAATGCCACAACAGCTAATTTTTCAATCTGTCTCTTAA
Encoded proteins:
- a CDS encoding rubrerythrin family protein — protein: MSVNNAMTADFLRSAYGGESMAHMRYLIWGEVADKEGFPNTGRLFRAIGYAEYAHADNHFRELGDQKGDYTVPAGAVFGVGKTVENLQGGIDGELHEIEQMYPVYLETARFQKEKGAERAFHYALEAEKIHAKLFKEAQEAAKQGKDYDIGGIYVCEICGHTATNERPDRCPICGAKEELYKAFKK
- a CDS encoding QueT transporter family protein, producing MNKYSKSRQQIFSGKEISSTQKLTISGITMALYVVLMFFTQGFAFGQFQIRIATSLYALSAIYPFLIVPLGLSNLLSNMIMGGLGLPDIVGGFMVGIITTSLIYLIKKYRFNDWFMALPIILGPGLIVPIWLTYLINVPYTLLAFSITIGQIIPGVVGVVLVKQLRDKIK